One genomic region from Anopheles bellator chromosome 2, idAnoBellAS_SP24_06.2, whole genome shotgun sequence encodes:
- the LOC131209702 gene encoding lipase member H, producing the protein MQLPVATVGLVSILFLAVNPRIGAAAQKKETNNVFNTTSCLEKPYRCPHPRIKFYLYTRRTQQNPELIDVLDPESLYYTHWNPTHPVKIVIHGFGGGRNLSPSPDMRKAYFTRGNYNIIIVDYGTAVTEPCLSQIEWAPRFGSLCVSQLVRYIAQHPRGVPPDDLHLIGYSVGAHIAGLVANYLGPGEGKLGRITGLDPTIFFYGGSNNSRDLDPSDAHFVDIIHTGAGILGQWNPGGHADFYVNGGTSQPGCASSTIFQTLACDHTKVTPYFIESINSERGFWAGPCPTLISYLLGWCEPKDSDYVLMGEHVTKAARGVYYVTTNSKPPYARGFPGKNRRTAKTSEYSGVRRK; encoded by the exons CAGCGCAGAAAAAGGAGACCAACAACGTGTTCAATACGACCTCGTGCCTCGAGAAACCGTACCGGTGTCCTCACCCGAGGATCAAGTTCTATCTCTATACGCGCCGAACGCAACAGAACCCCGAGCTGATTGACGTCCTGGACCCGGAATCGCTCTACTACACGCACTGGAACCCGACACACCCGGTGAAGATCGTCATCCACGGGTTCGGCGGTGGACGCAATCTGTCGCCGAGCCCGGACATGCGCAAGGCGTACTTTACGCGCGGCAActacaacatcatcatcgtggaCTACGGAACGGCCGTGACCGAGCCGTGCCTCAGTCAGATCGAGTGGGCCCCACGGTTCGGCAGTCTCTGCGTATCGCAACTCGTTCGGTACATTGCGCAGCATCCACGTGGAGTTCCACCCGACGATCTGCACCTGATCGGGTACAGTGTCGGAGCGCACATTGCCGGGCTGGTAGCGAACTATCTGGGGCCGGGTGAAGGAAAACTGGGCCGTATCACCGGCCTCGATCCGACCATCTTCTTCTACGGGGGCTCCAATAACTCCCGCGATCTCGATCCTTCCGATGCGCACTTTGTGGACATAATCCACACGGGTGCCGGCATCCTGGGCCAGTGGAATCCGGGTGGTCACGCCGACTTCTACGTTAACGGAGGCACCAGTCAGCCCGGATGCGCTAGTTCGACCATTTTTC AGACCCTCGCCTGCGATCACACGAAGGTGACACCGTACTTCATCGAGTCCATCAACAGTGAGCGCGGGTTTTGGGCGGGACCTTGTCCAACGCTCATCTCGTACCTTCTCGGCTGGTGTGAACCGAAGGATTCCGATTACGTCCTTATGGGGGAGCACGTCACGAAAGC GGCCCGTGGTGTGTACTACGTGACGACGAACTCCAAACCACCGTACGCCCGTGGATTTCCGGGCAAAAACCGACGAACGGCCAAAACCTCCGAGTACAGCGGGGTGCGGCGGAAGTAG